The DNA sequence AAAAGTGCATCATGGGTCATCCAAATAAATAGGCAAACAAACTCAGACCTCAAATAAACCCTAAACAGTGCATAAGAGTACGCAGCCACCTCATTCATCTGTCATATGCATCATAGGGCATCCAAATAATTAGGCAAACAAACTCAACCTCAAACAAACCCTAAATAGTTCATTAGACTATGTAGCCACCTCATAAATAACTTATATGCATCATAGGCCACCAAAGTACCATAGATATGGTATAACAAAACTCACACAAAAAGCCATTAGATAAGCCCAATACTCAGACCATGGTATGTACTAAAGGCAAACTTACATAAATCATAATCGTGCCAGAATACCATACATCATAGATTTGACCGTAGATCTACCGCTAAGAGCACGTAGATCATCGAAAATGGGTCCCGTGGAACCACAAATCATATGCTATAAGCACGCGGACCACCGAAATTGGGTCCCGTGAAAAAACTTTCCAGATCTATCGCTATGAGCACGAATACCGCCGAAAATGGGTACCGTGTAACCACAAATACATCGCTATGAGCACGTGGACCACCGAAATCGAGTCCCGTGTAACAAACAAAAGAGATTTCACCTTGCTATTCGGTCcgagaagaggaagaagaagctggCTTCTTTGGAAGGAAGAGGTTCGGATCCACCGAACTGTACAccgaagaggaggaagaagcacCACGAACTCGCTGCACCAACGCCGCGTCCGGGGGAAGAAGAGGACGAAGAGCAGCAGCACCCGAACGCCGACGCAACGGACGACGAACGACCGCCGCGATCGAGGCGAAGAAGGTACAGGAGCCCGCTGCCACCCCGCACCGCCAGGCGAGGGAGAGAGCACACCGAGGTCCGTGGAAGAGAGGATGAGGGAGTGAGGAACGGAGGCGAACGAATGAAACCCTAGCGCTTCCAGCGGCTCGTGCTGATATCGTTCCTATGTATTTTCTAGTCAGTAATTAATAATAATTTGCCTGGCCAGTTTGGCCGGTTCACTTTAATTTGCAAATCGTTTCTGCACAAATTGACACACGTACGACCACTTTTCTAATTCTTCGAATTTCAGCATAAGCTTTAATTTGTCCAGTTAATTAAGTATAGTAATTGATTGTTGATTGACAGGGATTGATCGCAAGATGCATGTACTGCAAAAGAATTTCACGCGATTTATACAtactagtataatgcccgtgctaaTGCAACGGTTTTAATTTGGAAATGTACATAATATAAGAGATAGGTGAGACTCTGATTATAAAATAGACGGTCTCATCAGAAACCATCCAAAAAAAACATTGAAATAATATAACATAAATATCATATAAGACAACCGCAATGGTTTATTATCTTGGTACAAGAAAATTCACTTGAAGCTACAGAGTGCAAGCAATAATCCATTTGAAatgataaaatattcatttagaACATTACTTAGCACCTTGTCACCATTGCAGGACATCTTTATACACTATATTCTTGGTGTACTTTCCTGATGGATCTAATTCCTTTTTTGGTTTAGCCAAAACTCTTGTTGTTTGCCTCGACACACCCCTCGACAAGGCAACATAGAGCTGCCCATGTGAGAACACTGGCTCTGGAAGATAGATCCCAACATGTGGGATGGTTTGCCCCTGAGTTTTATTTATTGTCATCGCAAAGCTCAAACGAATTGGAAATTGCTTCCTTTTCAACTTGAAAGGAAGTGAAATATCATCTGATGGAGACATAGGAATTCTAGGTATGAACACCCTTTTGCCAGCATGTTGCCCACCAACTATTTCTGCATCAATTGCATTGTCTTGGAATGTTCTAACCATTAGTCTTGTTCCATTGCACAAGCCATTGTTCGGATCAAGATTGCGGAGAAGGATCACAGGGCAGTTGGTTTTTATTTTGAGCTCATGCGGGGGGAGACCATTTGGAGTGATGGAGTTCAAGAAGTCAATAGGGTAATTATTTCTTGAGTCATCATCGACAGAGTCGAAGCTATAATAAACTTTTTCCTCACCTGGAAACTTATTAATCATACTTGCATTTAGCTGATCCACATGTTCATTTGTGGTAGATAGGATGGCACGTGTGCTCatataagttgatgatcttgcgtttctctCAAGTGAAGGAAAGACTTCTTGAATGAGTTTGTTTACTGATTCTTCATTGTCAGTATAAGCAATTAAAATATCATCTGGAAGGCATACATATTCATCTCCTATTGTCTCTTCAGTTCCATTTCCAATTCTAAGGAGGTAATCTGCAAACCATGGGTCAGACTGAGCCCTCATGTTACGTGACAATCGTATCTTCCTTATACTTTCCCACAAATAAGATCGTTGCAATGTAGCATCTGTTACCTGTGCTCTTGTCCCACGTGGTACCACAGGTAGCACCTGTCTAAAATCCCCACCAAATACCATAACCTTTCCCCCAAATGGCAAACAAGAATTCATAATATCTTGGAGGGACCTATCAAGACACTCAACTGCTAGTCGCTTTGTCATCGCTACTTCATCCCAGATAACCAAGGATGCCATGCGTAGTAACTCTGCAGTGCCACTTTGCTTTGTGAAGGTACATGTGCTGTTGTCAGCAAGCTTAATTGGGATTTTGAACCTTGAGTGTGCTGTGCGTCCTCCAGGCAATATCGACGCTGCAATACCCGAAGTTGCAGTTGCAATGGCAATTAATCCCTCTGAGCGCACTCTACCAAGAAGTGCCTTATATAGGAATGtctttcctgttcctcctggacCATCCACGAAAAACACTTGGCTCTTCTTATTCAGTACACAATTTAATATTTTATCAAATCCTTGGCGTTGTTCCTTGTTAAGAGATGTATATATATCCAAATGTTCTTGGTCGACAGGCACAGCCAGTTCCTCCCTAACCTCTTTCATAATGTCATTATTAAAATCATCTGCTTGACACaagaaaatgataatggaattAGTAAACAATTCAAATAGTTGTTGTATTGACATCCAAATTAACTATTAGAATTTTGTATTTTACCACACAATATTTTTTTAGAATAATTTTACTGCTGAAAACATTACCTGTATCATTTAGTTCAGGTAGATCAAAACTCCTTATATCCTTTCCCATTGACTGTAGTAAATCCCGAATGTCTCTGAGAACCATTTGTTCTACTGCTGCCATGTTAGGATTATTTCGGCTATAATCTTCAGAGAAAGTGCTTGTCCCACAATCCACGTATGTTGGTGGCCTCACAAAACACAAGAATAGTCGCAAATAATCGTCGCAGAGCTGCTGGCATTTGAAAAGTTGTTGCCTCACTCAAGCAGTCATCAATAGTTTGATCCCTTTCTATGAGTCCTCTCTTCTCGCATGTTTCTCTAAATGTAGGGTACATGATTCCAGCAACTGTTCGTAAATTTTCAAATGAGGTTGCACCTCGTACATGATTTAGAAGTACTCTTAAGAAATATCTTTCTCCTTCACCCGGGTGTGCATACACAATACGTCCCACCTGCCCCCTCTGCTTTCTTCTCTGCCACGCCTTCTTACCACTCATCCACCGATAGTGCTCCGGGATCtctctatacaaaaattttcttgCATAACTATCAGCACAACGTGAAGTATTCTGTGAGTGTCGTCATAGTTGCTGATGGCTTTTTTAGAACATCATTGAGATTGGCTGTCTCCTCAATAATAACAGTCTGCATATTGGGTAGATGACACTGGAGCTGCAAAACAGATGGACAAACTCCAAAAAGGTGGAAGCCAAAAATCCTATGTACAGCTTCTGGGGGAGATATGTATCTAGCATTCCTGTACTGATGGATCTCATTGATGACTCCAGCAGGATCAACAGAGTATGATGCACAGttattgggtaccataaaaaggatacccaaatcagagcaataaaaaacgcaaaagACAAGAGCAAATTAACCACAGTCGACGGGGTacgagttccgactcgcccgaggccgcaagttccgactcgcccgacccctcagggcctcggacgcaagttccgactcgcccgacccctcagggcctcggacgcaagttccgactcgcccgacccctcagggcctcggacgcaaacaccgactcgcccgaccccctccgggctcgggcgccggatcCCTACCCGCCAGGACAGCGAGACTTCGatcgcacggcgcccgtacccacgacgtgacaagcgcataccgcagcagggcagggtggcgactgttccaaccaccctgggcactgcagcctcacctctttcactgtgtgcccttacctctttcactgtggcgtactgcctcacgatagaaagggaatgggggaggttaatcagcaccactatttgaTGTCCTTTCCCACTATTGACGCGATGTTCAGCAGTaccggcgatccgacccccatgactcctacagggctcggtaaccctccacagagacagccatccctcaaggacaagGTGAAcaggcttcaacagggtcgggactgtaacTCTTCCACTCAACAGAGGGAAATCTACCCATGTAAATCCCTGTCTCcctttgaggctataaaaggggagccagggctcatagCTAGGATCAGGTTCACATACGCCCAACACACTCTTCCACAGAGCAGCGAccagcactctgtccaccactaagtcgagacctgggacttagtcctctctcgcaacctgcttgtaccccctactacaagcacctttgggtgcaaggttatacagaacctccgatcacactggacgtagggcattcttggcccgaaccagtataaatctcctgtgtctcacttgcatcaccatccaagctcgggtaatcacgcagacttatactcgtTAGTGCCTGGACcatgagtctagacgccgacagttggcgcgccaggtaggggccttctgcgtgacacTCACCTGTCCCTACTGGGAAAGCTTGGATGGTAGACGGATTCCACCCActccgccgcggcaccatcatgatgtttgggagtttggagttcatgtccctcggttccggctacgacatggtcctcctcccgccacaTGGCAATGTCGAGCCTCGCCCCGAGCCGATCCTACCACAGACAGTGCGTGGAAGCCGTTCGGGACACTGTGCGGAGGGCACCAGGCGGGGGCGTCAGAGGTCCAGGATCTCCGACCCTACCGCTGAGGCCAGGATccgtccggccctccccccgcatattcctcatcaGATCGCCCGTTCCTCTGGCCCGgcaggcgctagaggaagggctcgcggggcatAAAGCTCCGCTCCCCGGACCAACACAGGATCATCGCGACCTCCCGTCCCACCCCGGtcgaaggggaaggcacggcctacacccgtcccccgcaagggggacaaaggggcatcaacatcccgtcctcctcctccacctgtgGATGAAGGAGAAACAGCAACATCTCCCGAGTTCCCTTTCGGGCTCAGGAACGCTGCCGCtacctacgcctcttccgtgagcacttcgttaagtgcgtacgcggaacttccagggcaccacTTGAGGTCTACCCTGGACCTCATCTCCACACCGCCCGTCTCATCATACCCAGAGGACCCCACCTCGGGCGATGACGAGTGGACCGGCGCTGACTTTTTcgggtgtggcgacccggagaccttcatgcgcttcttggaagccagcaactactgtctcgactactccgactccgacgacgggAGCTACGACCCGTCACGAGAATGCTTCAACCTGGAAGTCGGAGGCACGCCGCATAACGCCTAGGGGGACACAGGGCCCTCTAGGCAAGAGAATGTGACCCCACCTCCCAACCCTACTCCTGGGACTGACCCTGGagcccgtggggtagcatcAGCCCCCGTAGGAGGTCACCGCcctgacctcgagcagctcaatgagctggaggccagactcgaagaagaacgcgcacgcctccgccaactccgcgaaGCCCTGGTCCGAGACCCATCCGGCCGCGGAGACGGGGGTGAGGCCAGACGCCGCGCCCGTGATGTCAACCGCCGTATCGTTGAGGACCAGGGGGGTGACGCCCCGGTCTTCAGCATGGCCAGCCAGAACGTGATGGCCGCcgcactcctcctcagggcgatgcccgagccatcgacccctgagggaaggagagtgcgccaggggctacgAGGCCTTctggagcaggctgtggtgcagaacgcagAAAGTTCTGCATCACAATCACATGGCACGAGACGTCGAGAGGATcgaccccctcctaacaaggcaccaacggtgcagggtccgccgccccctaacccacaagggggcaacagggccccGTCAGTCCACGAGCGCGTCGGGGCTAACACTTAGGAAAAAAGCCTAAAAAGAGCAGTTATACAAATCTCTATATTCGACATTAACAGTGTATATATAATACAAGGCCCACCGGCCTTAATACCCacacaaagaaaaaaagaaaatctaaGGGTCCTGCTGCCCTGTCTGCGTAGGCCCTTGCACCCCGAgggggaagctccacctcgtcgtcaaaGAAGGTGGCCAAGGCATCTCCGGGGACAGCCGCGGCGTCTTCAAGCCTCTacacctcctcctgggcctccgtCTCATCATCAGGGAGaacgtagccctcacagaccgccggcaagtcaatgccggcatagtgagagctcaccactgccagggctttcttcaccccggcatggagcgcctccctcatcctctccccggcccgggagtaaagggctttgacccgactccgcagcgacgaccccgacgtggacaccccgagcccctcacacgccgaggtgaccacggcttcaagagccAAGCGGTCCGAAGCCTCGACGTCAAAGGACTTCTGCAGGGCCTCGGCAGTAGAGGTCgcctcgaccaccttcctctccAACTCTATTGAAAAGCAGAACAAAAAACGAGAAGTTAGGAAAATTAACCCAAAGAACAAAGAGGGCCGAGGTAAAAAATGCAAATCTTACCTTCGGCTCGCTTCTCGTGCTCCGCCGGgctctgatgccagcgggcCACCTGGCTCAGAGCCGCAGCGAGGTTAGCCTGAGTTTGGTTCAGGGCAAGGTCTTTCGGCGAGCAAAGCCTCAAGCCGAGCAACCTCACCCTTATacccctcagccgccgccttctgcTCCTCGGATTCCTGGGTAAGGTCCCCGACCCTCTTCTCTAGGGGGGCGACCTTTTCCCGGGCCTCCTGAGCCTCCGATGCTAGggccgagcacttctgccgaagctcggcgGAGATCTCGCACTCCCTCGCGAGCTCCCCCTCAGCCGCCTCCCTGGCAGCCCTCTCGTTCTCGTAGGACGCCCAGGCATCCCTTTCCCGGTGGAGAAAAACTGAGTTCTCCAGGGATgtggccttgagcgcctacAGAATCGGAAGTCACACAGGGAGTTAGTATTGCAAAATAAGGGCAAAAATACTTTACAACATGGGTGAAAGCCTTACCTGGGCCAAATTGTACATGTCTCGGGCCACGAGCTGAGAAGCTCGGTTGATGGCCTCGACGCCGGCACGCCCACACGCgtccagaccctgccagaggtaattcTCCGACGGGTCGTCCAGAACGAATCTGGCGCCCCCTTCGGCATCGtcgaggttgggccagattacggggctcttgccccatcggGCATCTCCCTCCCTTCCCGCCGTGGGGGCCTCGGGCGCCGTGCTGGACGCCACGATGGCTCGCTCTCCCTCGACCTACGCAGATCGGACCGCGCCCCCTAAATCGGCGTCCTCCTGAGGAGGCATGGCTCCGGGGGCAGAGGCCGTCTCCTCCTGCCTTTGGGGCCTCGGTGCCCCCGTATCCTGCCCTTGA is a window from the Sorghum bicolor cultivar BTx623 chromosome 5, Sorghum_bicolor_NCBIv3, whole genome shotgun sequence genome containing:
- the LOC110435628 gene encoding axoneme-associated protein mst101(3)-like, translating into MAGVEAWPPCNVTKSALEARVKAGILRPLKDVEFPEWIVPSRMGVVKDSLPPVPEDKEIRAKNQARNEEQKKAKEDKKAKSARRARKQKAASVVLAPLKAGLDACGRAGVEAINRASQLVARDMYNLAQALKATSLENSVFLHRERDAWASYENERAAREAAEGELARECEISAELRQKCSALASEAQEAREKVAPLEKRVGDLTQESEEQKAAAEGYKGEVARWHQSPAEHEKRAEELERKVVEATSTAEALQKSFDVEASDRLALEAVAFFLSVSPDALVD